One genomic segment of Chitinophaga sancti includes these proteins:
- a CDS encoding c-type cytochrome produces the protein MDFPLFHLDWLNDRFLIAMIAIIHVLINHGLAVGFIPLVTWLEQKGVKNSDTGEITDANWDKMVYKMMKVGFIITTTLGAMTGVGIWFSVALVSPASIGSLIRVFYWAWFTEWLVFVTEVILIVIYFLTWNNANKSLTSKLRHIRFGWFLSIFSWITMAIIVSILSFMMDPGNWKTHHSLLNGFTNPIYLPQLMFRTPTAMLIGGVFGLMLITLFTTTGTDMRKKAVRSASAWILCWAPFSLAGAINYYRVMPTAMKANMSTAIGTIDFSQYYNLLQYVILVAIVVVLLLALLGLLKSGWMRFPVALVACIISFGFLGIFERVREFIRKPYVIGGYMYSNLLKEEDYPLYKKDGILKYATYTSTPEVTADNKIEAGRNVFMLSCSRCHTTQGVNSITYVFERMYGFGKPLSENAMEAYIPTMHNARTYMPPFPGNKQELKALVAYIKYVQETKEVLEGAQTEGVTVNKLNDMEAARTVMEKQQEEKTQEKKLADQ, from the coding sequence ATGGATTTCCCATTATTTCATCTCGATTGGCTAAACGATCGTTTTTTGATAGCCATGATTGCCATCATTCATGTGCTTATTAATCATGGCCTCGCTGTCGGTTTCATTCCATTAGTGACATGGTTGGAACAGAAGGGCGTAAAAAATAGTGATACCGGAGAAATTACAGATGCAAACTGGGATAAAATGGTGTACAAAATGATGAAAGTTGGCTTCATCATTACTACCACCCTGGGCGCTATGACCGGCGTTGGCATCTGGTTCTCTGTAGCACTGGTTAGTCCTGCATCTATAGGTAGTCTCATCAGGGTTTTCTACTGGGCATGGTTCACCGAATGGCTGGTGTTTGTAACAGAAGTAATATTGATTGTTATTTATTTCCTCACCTGGAATAATGCAAATAAATCATTGACTTCCAAACTCAGGCACATCAGATTTGGCTGGTTCTTATCTATATTTTCCTGGATAACCATGGCAATTATTGTATCCATTCTCAGCTTTATGATGGATCCCGGTAACTGGAAAACGCATCATAGCCTGCTTAATGGTTTTACAAACCCGATTTATCTGCCACAGTTAATGTTCCGTACACCTACAGCTATGCTGATCGGTGGGGTATTTGGCCTCATGCTGATCACCCTGTTTACAACAACCGGAACAGACATGAGGAAAAAAGCTGTGCGGTCAGCATCTGCCTGGATACTTTGTTGGGCCCCCTTTTCACTCGCCGGCGCTATTAATTATTATAGGGTGATGCCTACTGCCATGAAGGCAAATATGAGTACGGCCATTGGCACTATTGACTTTTCACAATACTATAACCTGTTGCAATATGTGATACTCGTTGCAATAGTAGTGGTATTGCTGCTGGCATTACTGGGATTACTAAAATCAGGGTGGATGAGGTTTCCGGTAGCACTGGTTGCCTGCATCATCTCCTTTGGATTTCTTGGCATTTTTGAACGTGTCAGAGAGTTCATCCGGAAACCATACGTCATTGGAGGCTATATGTATAGCAATCTGCTTAAAGAAGAAGACTATCCGTTGTATAAAAAAGACGGTATCCTCAAATATGCAACCTATACCAGTACACCGGAAGTAACAGCTGATAATAAAATTGAAGCAGGCCGTAATGTTTTCATGCTCTCTTGCAGCCGCTGCCATACCACACAGGGCGTCAATTCTATTACTTATGTATTTGAGCGGATGTATGGATTCGGCAAACCATTGAGCGAAAACGCAATGGAAGCTTATATTCCAACTATGCACAATGCACGTACCTATATGCCACCTTTCCCTGGTAATAAACAGGAGCTGAAAGCACTTGTAGCATATATCAAATATGTGCAGGAAACAAAAGAAGTATTGGAAGGAGCACAAACAGAAGGAGTAACCGTTAATAAGCTCAATGATATGGAAGCTGCCAGGACTGTTATGGAAAAACAACAGGAAGAAAAAACGCAGGAGAAAAAACTTGCAGACCAATAG